Genomic segment of Spirochaetota bacterium:
AAAGTTACTGCCTGTAATGACACTAAAAACCAAAGTTTCATACTTTAAAGTAGTGCCTGCACATACGGGAATAAGTTACAACCATTTATATATCACCTCACAGCAAACACGTATCGTGACGCTGCCTGTTGGTTACGGCGATGGTTACAGCCGCTACCTTTCTAATAACGGTGAAGTCATTATCCGCGGGAAAACCTATCCTGTAGTTGGGGCCGTATGCATGGATCAGATCATGGTTGATATTGGGCCTGATGGTACTGCATACAATGGTGATGATGTGCTCTTGTTTGGTCAGATGGATGGCTACACCATTCCGCTTGAATCATTATGTCAAAAAATTGGTACTATCACGTATGAAATTTTAACAAACATAAGCCCACGAGTACCACGGATATATATTGAATAACTCACTAATTTTTTAATTGACATAATCCGTAATCTATTACTTAACTTCTTTATCTTTTTGGGAGGGTTTGTTGATGATAAAAGACGCAATGTATTATGATTCGTATAAAGAAGATCGTGATCTAATTTTAGAATATAACCAGACTTCACTGGCTGACGTTAATTTAGTTAACATTATTGGTATTGGTATTGATAATTGCACACGCCAGCAAGCTGTGGTCAAAGTTCTTAGAATGATAGAAGAAGGTGGTGTGCACCATGTGATGGCACTCAATCCTTATAAACTTCACCGCCTTACCACTAACAATGACCTTAACCTCATTGCATCCAAAGCTGATTTGAAACTGGCCGTTGGTGCAGGCCTTCCATGGGCTGCAAAATTTTTAGGAAAACCATTAAAAGAACGAATTCATTTCATGAGTTTTCTCATGGACCTAATACGCATAGCTGAAATAAAAGAGCTTACCATATTTATGGTAGGAGCAAAGCCTGAGATTATTGAACAGGCATATGCAAATATAAAAAAATCTTTTCCTAAAATCCGCATAGTAGGCCGACATGGAGGCTATTTCAATAAAGAAAGAGCTGCAAACGTCATTGAAGCCATGCGAAAATCCGAAGCACAAATAATACTTATTGGACTTGGTTTTCCAAAAGAAGATAAATGGATTTATGAAATCAAGAATCAGTTTAAAAATACTGTATTTATTGGCATTAATGGTAGCATAGATATAATCTCTGGACAAAAACGAAAAGCCCCTGCATATTTTATGGAAAAAGGGCTTGACTGGTTTTATAGAATCATTACCCGTCCCTGGCGGTATTTGCGTCTTTTGCGTTTGCTTCTTTTTTATATACAGGTTTTGTGGCAAAGGTTACGGAAATAATTTTAATTGGACAAAAACATACTTCAACAATTACTATCGCTCATATTTTCCGGGCTTTGCCTTTGAATCGCGTGCTTTCTGTAATTCTGAATTAGTTACCTGGCACCTTCCTAATGTAAACCACTCAACAATTTCCTTTTTGCCACAGGTGCGACAATGAAACACAGCTTTTTTATCCTGTGTCCATTCATTCACTTCAACATATCGTGAGCCACAATTGCGGCATAAAATTACCGAAACATATTCCATTAAAAGCCTCTTATTTATTGTATTTTTACAGCAATAACTGATATATCTTCCCGCTGAGCCAGGCCCTGCATAAACTCTTTTACTTTTGAAAGCAGCCCATCTATGCAGTGAGATGGTTCATCATACTGACAGCATGTGTCCATTACCTGTTTTAACCCAAAAAGGCGTGCATTGCGGTTTTTACAATTAACAATCCCATCAGTGACAATAATAAACATGTCATTAGGTTTAAGTTTTACAACAATTTTTTTACTATCCCGTGTATATGAAAAACGCAGATATCGCGCAATTTTGTGACGGACCAAGATAGGATACGCTTCACCGGTATTCATGAAAGTAAGTGTCCTTGAATGTAAATTAATCATTCCATAGAATAAGGAAACATATTGCAAATTTTGCTCCTTAACCACACGCAAAGTATTGATAAATACCGGGCTCACTGCATTTTCATATACATTCATTAACCCTTTTACAATTCCATTAACCAGTGATGCATTGAGTGCGCCAGGTACTCCCTTATTGTGAACGTCACATAACGCTATGTTTACAGTATTTTTTTGGTACAATAATTCATAAAATTCACCCCCAACCTCACGTGCGGGAAGATATCGTGCTGCTACTTTACACAAACCAAAATCTTCAGAAATTGCAGGATGCAGTGAATGCTGAATTGAACGTGCAGATTCTAATTCATGGCGCATGCGGGCTTCCTCAATAGCATGCTCAAAAAAGATGGCATTCTGTACAGCCAGTACTGCCTGATCAGCAAATGCCAAAAACAGGTGCATATCTTCATCAGTAAATGCAGGGCGATTAATTGGATTAATTGCCTGAATTACTCCCAAAAGCTTTCCTTTATAAAGCAGAGGTACACATATAATTGAGCGAGTAGTAAAACCTGTCTGTTTATCAAAATTTGGATCAAACCTGTTATCTGAGTATACATCATTGACAAAAACACCTTTACGCTCTCTGGCAACCCATCCTGCGATACCCTGCCCCATTTTAACCCTGTATTTTTCCTGTAATTTATCTCCAGCCTCACCCAGTGCCACCTTAAACACAAGTTCGTTGGTTTTGTCATCATATAAAAATAAGGTACTGGCTTCCGTTTCCATAATCTCTTTTATAATCTCCATGATTATGGTAAAAAGTTTGGCCATGTCAAGTGTTGAGTTTATGATTCTGTTTATCTCAACTAACTTTGAAAGGTTATGCAGCTGTCGCTCAAGATATTCTAAATTGTATTTTTTTTCATTCATATATGCCTTTATTCCCTTAATAAATATTTATCTATTTATTTTTTCGGTTTTTATTTTATAATCATATACATACGTATGCTTTTATATATATAAAACTAAACAACAGTCAATAAAAATAATTACAGATAGTAAAATATTCAACTATTAATTTTCAACCGTATTTTTATTACCTTACTATGAATATGTGTACACAATAGTTTCCTAACATATCGTGATTGTACGCTATTATTAGCCTAAAATCATTTTTATGAAATAATTGTTAAAAATATTTCAGTAATAATTCCTTAACAAATTTCATAATGAATATAGTGTACACCCCCGCCGCCTTCGGAGGCGGGGGTGTACACTATTTTATATTTTGTTCAAATTTCCACATTTAGGTATAATTAATAAAAATATTTAGTAATCACTTATAAAAAGTGCTTGTATTTTCGTAATACTGAAGTAAAGCTATTTGAATAGCACTATTTATTGTATATGCGATAGTATCTGATAAAAAAGGTACATTGCCATGACCTACCTTATTGATGGTTACAATTTAATATACAAATTTCCTCATTTAGAAGAGCTCATGCTTCAGGACAACCTTACTGAAGCCAGAAAAGAACTTTTAGATATTTTAAAGACATTTGCTAAGCTAACCGGAAAACGTATACGTGTTGTTTTTGATGGTCAGAAGAATATTGAGATACCAATAAGCAGTGAAAAGGTTGCCAATATCGACGTATATTACTCATTACACTATTCGGCGGATTTTTTAATAAAAGAATTCATACGAAAAGATATTCAGCCACGCAATACAACAGTCGTTACCAGCGATAAAGATATCATTGACTTTGTTAGCCGATTTAAAACACGCACCATGAAAAGTGAAGACTTTGCAAATTTTATAAATCAGACTATAGAAGATTATACTGTGGCACAAACTCCAGAAAAAGAAGAAAATCCAACATTAAGTAGTGAAGAAATTGAATACTGGGAAAAACTTTTTATTAAAAGAAAAAAGTGAATTAATTTTCTGCTGCTAACAGTGCTGCACCCAGCGCCCCTATTATCTGTGCATTTTCTGAAACTTTAACCGGTGAATCTAAAAGTTTTTCTATAGCTTTAACAACGCCAATATTTTTTGCCACACCACCCGTCATCATAACGGGGTTTGTTATTCCCACACGGTTAGCCATTGCCATAATTCGCGATGCTATGGATTGATGAATGCCAGCAATGATATTATCTCGAGTTTCACCTTTTGCAATGAGTGATATAACTTCAGATTCTGCAAATACAGTGCACAGACTGCTTATTTTAGCTGGATTATTAGCTTTCAGCGATAGTTCCCCAAATTCATCCAGATCCACTTCAAGCGCACGCGCCATTACCTCCAGAAATCGCCCCGTGCCAGCAGCACATTTATCGTTCATAGCAAAATCTTTCACCCTACCGTTTTCATCTATCACAATAACCTTGCTATCCTGGCCACCAATATCAATGATTGAACGTATTGAATTATCCAGAAAGTGAGCACCCTTTGCATGGCAGGTTATTTCGGTTATATTATTATGAGCAAATGCTACACTTTTACGGCCATATCCGGTAGCAACAATCTTTTCAATTTTATCAAGCGATAAACCAAGCTCAGTTAATAACTCCTGTGTTACTTTTTCTCCGGCTTTTGCAGCATTAAATCCAGTAAATATGATTTTACTGCCAATGATATTTTTAGTATCAAGAACAACCGCTTTTGTGGTTATAGAACCAATATCCATTCCTAATGTCAGCATAATAAATGTTTTCTCCCTTACAATGAAATATAGAACAAGCGTTCACTCATTTTTTGTCAAGCTAAATTTTACCAATCAGGCTGCGGCTTGTAATTATTTTTTTCTCTTCCAATAATATCCATTTTGTATTCTAACGGCAGATAATAGATAATAGCCTTAGGGGACAGATCGTCTTTTTTAACAAAGCCTATCACTACCAGCTGATGATTTTCTTTTTGTACAAATGTCCTGAAAATAACCGGCAACGACATTTCGGTAAATTGCCATCGCTGGAACTGTTTGTTGGAATAAATCATCTGTATACGGAGCATAACTTCATCAACGATCTTATCACATACCAGTGATTTGAGCTTTGATTCATTTGTAGAACTATCGCCACTGCCCGATTCAGAAAAGATATAATAATCATCTATTGATTTTTCATCAACACCAATGCACCGGGCAATATCACCCTTGTTGTAGCAATTATGAATACCATGGATGGTACAAACAAGTGGGCCAGTACGGATACTTTTTTTTATGCATCCGTTGTAAGCAAGAATCACCACCACTAAAGCTATTGCAACATATCGTTTCATATACACATTATTTCAGATTCAATTATTAAAATTTTCGTCGTCAGCATATCAGCAAACCAAATAGCACACATCATTTTCTATTTCAGGTTTTCATTGAAAAAGGCCATCATCTCAGGTAATATTGACTGACAAAAATTCCAGTCATGCATTTTATATTTTTTTTCAACAAAGGTAAAATTGTAGCCGCTTTTATATTCCTTCTGCAATTGTTTCAACTTTACCGCCAGCATAAAGCTTTGCTCCATTGGCACACGTGAATCCTTATTGCCATGTGCTAAAAATACTGCAACACTTTTTAAATTTTTTGCATCGTCAATTGCATTGTCAAAAGCAGCCCAGCGCTGTGGATTATCATTATATTTTCCATATACTGAAACAAACATGTAATTTTTAACATGAGATAGCATATCGTAATATCCGGAAAGACAAGCAATGGCACCAACAGTGTCACTGAAAAGTTCCCCTATACGAAGTGCTCCACGTGCTCCAATAGAAAATCCACATACTCCCAGAGAGTCTTTATCAATCTTTAAACCTACAGTATTTTTAAGATAGGGAATTAACATTGTCCCAATCCATAACGCCGCTGGCATCTCATTCCATTTTACTGTTGTTTCATCAAAGAATTGTGACTCATACACCGTGCGAGGCATGTTGGGACATACTATAACCATATTGTACATATTGGCATAGTATGTAATATTTGTATTATTTTGCCAGCTATTCATAGAACCATCATAATCATGGAGTGCTATAATTGTGCGACTGCTTTTGGAATAATCTTTGGGGAAATATAGTTTAACTGGCACAGTTTTTTCAGAATTTTCTGCAGCAGGAACAGTAACAATAACCCAGCTACCTGGTTTGACATCTACTGCAGAGACAGAATGAATTGCAAGTATTATACAAAGCAGAACCTGAACTATAAAAGTTCGTTTCATAAAGTTATTGCCCCCTATGACAAAATTTTTATATTTTTAATCCTTTTGCTCTGACCCTTTATTGTAAAAAAAGTATACTTTAAACTTTAAAAGCATGACTTTGAATATAGAAAGATTGTTATGCTCTGACCCCGTGTGCGTATTGCAATCCAAACGTATATTGCAGAATGTTTTTTTTCAAGGGAATTTTTTATAGGCATCTTAAAAAAACCGCTTTGATCATTACAGATGCAAAAAAAAGTGGTTTTAACCTATAGATTGTGCCTACAAGGGAACATCCCAAAAAACAGTTTTTAGATGTTCCCTTGTCCTGACATCGTTATGGAAAAAGGATACCCTGATATTTAATAACTACAGATAAAATTTGTGGATAGAAAATGTAAGAAATACTTAGCATTAATTCACGTCTTTACTGCATAAATAATGTTTCATCAGTTTCCCTGAGGCTTAAGTAATCGTTATCCGTAACAATGACATGATCAAGAAGCTGTATGCCAACAATAGCACCAGCCTGTGCTACTCGTTTTGTTATTTCTATATCGTTGACCGAAGGCTTGAGCACACCAGAAGGATGATTATGCGCAATAATAACCGATGATGCTGCTTCACGTATTGCATCCCTGAATACCTCACGGGGATGCACAAGCGCCTCTGAAATTGTCCCAATTGATATCCTTGATTTTTTTATTAGCCTGTTTTTACTATCCAGTATCATGACCCAGAATTCCTCCTGCCTGCTACAAGCAATATTGCCTACCAAACATTCCCAAACAATACGCGGTGAGTCAATTGATTCTTCATAATTGCGTGGTGCTATCAAACGTTTGCCAAGCTCCATTGCAGCTTTAATCCTCACCGCTTTTACAATGCCCATTCCATTAATGGAAGCTATCTCCCTAATTCCCGCATGATAAATACCACTAACACCCCCAAAATGCTGTATGAGCCCAAAAGCACATTCCATAACATCCCTTCCCTTTACTCCTGTGCCAAGTAAAATAGCTAAAAGCTCTGCATCACTTAAATCATCAATTGATTCGCCATTAATACAACGCTGAACTGGCAGGTCACATTTTGTCTGCATAGTTTTTCCTTCCATAAAATTTTTTTGACGGTTACTATCGCCCTACTTATTACAACGCTTGAGTTATAAAAACTTTAAAAAAAATTTTTTTAATTTATAATTTTTTTTCTTAAACCGATAACTATTGTAGGATTTTTTTATATCACATTAAATTTTACTGTTGACAAAATTCCATGATACGGAATATATTAAATCATAGGGAGTTTGCAATCAGGGAGGGTTATATGAAAGTTAGTATCGATGCTATTTTGCAGTCCGCACATCAGTTAAAAAGCACTATAAATGTTGATGAACATAAATCAGGAAATAGAAATAAAGTAACCAGCGATAAAATCAACATTGAACACAAAGTGATGGCGCGCCTGGATGAAATTCACAACCAGATTAAAGATATTCAGACAACACTTTCACGCTATCAGGTTATTGATGAAGGCATTCGTATGCTTTTGGATGACAAAAAAGCAGGCGGCACCAACGTTTTGAATATTATTAATTCTACGCAGTATAATAATAGGCCTGTATTAAAAGAATTTCTGGGCGATAGTTATGATGAAAACACCCTTGCCCATAAAAAAGACCAGTTAAAAAATCTGGTTGCTGACAGTATCACCGGTTTGCAACGACTTCAAGTTGAATTTGAGAATATCGTTGCCTCTGACCTTGCACGCAATGTTCACCTGAAAGATAAAATTGATGAGATTAATTTACTGATACCGCATAGCATCAAAAATGCTCAACACCTCCATCATCTTGATGCTGAAACCGTCAAGCGGTTGATTCAGTGATGTAATCTTATGCTCTGACCCCTTTTATCTTTACATTCAATCTACAATAAAATAGCGCTTGCTGTATTTTGCATCATAGCGCATAAACTTAGCTACTCTCTTTGCAAAACTATCCCCTAACTGGAAAAGAACTCATGATGGTCTATTAGCACTTCTACATCAGCATCCTCTTGTAAATATGATTTAATCCTGCTGTAGAAGTATGCAGTGGTGTCAGAGCCCAGATTCTCCCCATCTCTGCGGTCTCTGCGTGAGACAAACTGATGTATCACGCAGAGTGCACTGAGTACGCTGAGTTATTAGAGAGATAGTGGGATTTTGGGGTCAGAGCCTTAATGGATAGGATGACTTGTTGCCTATACGTCATTCCGGTCATCTCTTTTTGTCATTTCGAACGTAGCGAGAAATCTTTGCTTCCCCCTTTAAGATTTCTCAGTCACTTTGTTCCTTCGAAATGACAGAGTAATACGGTCATTCCGGGCTTGACCCGGAATCTTTATCCTCACCATTGTGGATCCTGAATCAAGTTCAGGATGACTTTTTGCCTATACATCATTCCGGTCATCTCTTTTTGTCATTCCGAGCAATTCTTTTTGTCATTCCGTCCAATCCTTTATGTCATTTCGAGCAATTTTTTTTGTCATTTCGAGCGCAGCGAGAAATCTTTGCCTCCAACTTTAAGATTTCTCAGTCACTTTGTTCCTTCGAAATGACAGAGTAATACGGTCATTCCGGGCTTGACCCGGAATCTTTATCCTCACCAATAAGATCCTGAATCACGTTCAGGATGACTACACTGAATCAATCCTGAAATAAATTCAGGACATGATTCAGGATGACACCCTGTTATTCACTATAAAACCCCGCTGTGGCGATATTATTATAAGGGGTCAGAGCATAATGATTTAATTTGCTGCATATTAATTTCATACAGACTCCCAATGTCATATTTGCTATCACATATTAATTTTAACCATGACGTAATTAATATAACATATAATTATAATAAAAAAAGGCGAACATAAAGGGGGTTCTATGTTCGCCAAACGATATATTATAGATATGGGGCGCTTTATGAAAATAAAGCCAATTGTGTATATATCACCAGCGCAATGCCACCTCCACAAATCCACTGTACACTGTGCCACTATACGAATAATCTGGGTATAATGCATCTATTTCAGCCTGACTGACATCATCATTAGTTGGATTCCCATCAAAATTTTCATAAATTTGTTCAATTGCAATCCTATCCTTCTTTACCTGACGTTCCTGTAGCATTTGCATCTGCCCAGCTATAGTTATGACAATTGGAGCAACCATTGGCCCTGTTTTGGGGATGGTAAAGCTTAATCCCGCCGAACCAATATGAGTATTAGCATCCATGAAATTGAATAATGACGAGTCGTTCACTGCTTCATCAGGAACATAAGAAGGTCTGTATGAATATCCTAAATTCATAGTGAGCCATTGCATCTTAGGAGTAAGACATCCAAAGTTATAGCTTACACCAACTTTTGGCACAATGATATCCTGAAACTTGGGTATTTCTACCCCTTTATTTGCCCAGTATGCTTCTTTTGATTTAGAAACTTTACACTTTGACCACATCTGATATTCTACATCTACTGATAGTGTAAGACCCGATAGTGGTTTTATTGGCAAAAATGTATATGCAATACCACCAGAAATAATTTGTGGTGTATAGTAATCAAATATACTTAATGCCATTTCCAATGTTACACCTGCAGTATACAGTTCGGCACTGGTTGCAAATGGATCAACCTCCATATACACTTCACCTCTGTATGCAACGCCTAAATCAAGTCCCCTTAAAGCATTAATCTTTTTCCCAGGTGATATATATAATCCTGCAACAGGTGCTATTTTTGGAGTTAACTCCATCTGTACTTCAGAGTTTGGCGTCTGCTCATTTGGCCCAAGTTCAACCTGTGTTAAATTAACTGCACCTCTTCCGCCTGTCCACACGTTGGCACCAACTCCAATGCCAAAAACATCATCCATAAATCCAAATCCCAACCCTGCCAGTATAACTGCACGCTCAGCTTCTTTGCCGTACCTAACAAAGTCATGAGTCCGCAAATCTATATCATATACTTTAACCAGCGATCCATCCTGCATCAATCCCAATCCAAGGCCAAATCTGCTTGATGATATGAACGAAGGCATCTTTACAAAATGATTCAAATCAAGCACCAGTCCTAATGTAACCGTTCCAAAGTTAAGCTCCTTATCGGCAACAATATCAGTGCGCGGGATATCAATTTTCATCTGCGGCTGCGTGTACATATAATTGATTGCCAGCTGATCTTTATAGGGGAAAATATCATACGGTGATATCGTTGTTTCGGTAACTGTTGTTTCCTGCTTTCCGCCTTTTTGTAAGGTCATTTCCTTTTTTTCCTGTACAGGTTCTAGTATATATCCCCTTGTTCTGCCAAGTCCTGCAATATTGTAATAAACGCTTGACCAGTCATTAACCACTGCAGTCATAGCATTTCCGCGTGAAATTCCAATGGCACTAAATCCATACGTATCGGCAAAGTTTGCAAACGCAATCGTTTGCACAGTAACTATCGCCACAAAAATTAACAAAACTTTGCTCATTAATCTATACATTATAACCTCCATACTATTTTTTATACTTCAATTGGTGTATATGATATTATCCCGCACCCTTCACTTTTTTTATCTTGTTCGATAGTTCCCGTCATCATTCTACTGTACTATATGCAGCCTCACGCTAAAACGTAAGGCTGCACTTTTTTTACTTTGTTAATACCTGACCAAGCCCTGAATATGGATCAAACTCATCGCTATACAGATATTCAGATGGCGATGAAATTACAGGCTTTGAATAATCCTCAAATGTTGTTGCTTTATAGTACCTACCTGCCTCCACATCATTCATCATGCTGGCTAATGCAACAAGGAGCTCACCTAAATCATCCCACAGGCGTGAATCAGGATTTGCTATTAAATCAGTTCCCAGGAATGCATACAGCTCTTCAAGCACCTGCTGCGATGGATAACGTGATGACAGGTTAGTCATAAAGTATTCCATAAACCCATCATCCACCAGCATGTTGTTAGCAACTGTTAGGAGATTGGCATAATGGCCTGAAAATCCATTTAAAATAGTAGGTAAATTGGTTGTCAGAATATCATTCAACTCATTGGGAACTACCCACTGGCTACCGTCATAGTAATACAATACAGCTCCTAACGTATGACGCAATCCTTTAAGCTGTGAATCGGTTGCCGTAAAGCTTGTAAGCGATTTATCCAGCACAGTAATGAGGTCTTCAGTAATATTATATTGCCCGGTTGTTGTTCCATGAGAGCTCATAAGCTCTGCTATGCCATTCATAAGCTTGTAGTAGTTATTCCAGTTGCGGTCAGGATTGCTATCATCCCTTCCATCAACAAATACCGCAAGCCCCTTTTCATTGTTTTCAGGTATATTATCAGTATCTGAGAAGCCAATGAGTTCATCAAGGGCGGTGTTAAAATTTACTATACCATGATTTTCATCAGATGTACTTAATGTACCATCATTGTTAGTAAACATCCATGATGGATAACTTATACTTTCAATATAATACCCACTTTGCAATTCTTTACTCTTTGCTGCCTTAATTGTTGTTACAACCTGTTCCAAACCATAGAATATCTTTTGTTTTGCTCCCCAGTCACCATAACTGGTGCTGTCTTCATTTTGATATGCATATACACCATCATTCCTGCCTGTCTTTTGCAAAAATGCCAATAGCTTACTTACCATGCGGGTATTTGCCAATGCAGGGATAAGACCATCTGCTGAACCTGTTGTATTTTCAGTTAATATATTTGCCACAGTACGTAAGCTTTGCGTGGGTTTAAAATCTACTGCACTATCAGTAGGCTTTGGAGTAAAGTATGCATATATCCCTCTCCCATGCGGATCATTCATCTGTGGCACAAACCATCCCTTTGATGCCCCAGTATAGGGAGTTTTGTAATAACGCACTACAGGGCTTGTCAGCGATGATATAAGATCACCTAAATACTTTAATGGGTATTTATGATTACCAGCAAAATTGTACCAGTAACCACTTGCACTGGGTTCGTAGTATGATTTTCCGTGTAATACACCCGCGAGTGCTGCTACAATGGGAAGCAATTTATTGCGGTTTTGCCACACGGATGAGGATTCATTGCCTATATCCGATGAATTGGAGGCAACGTAGTCTTGCTGTAAAAATGCCATTCGGGCCATGGTAACTATATTGTCACCAATAACATTTGGAAGTACATTACCTTGGCCTAAAATTGTATCCCAAATAGTGTCAACACCAACATAATCACCATCAGTATTGCCAAGTAAATTTTTCCATGAACTATCCTCTTTAACAATAACCCACAACCGTCCATCACCAGGCAAAAATGAATCCCCATAATTAACACCATTTGGTTGTGTGCGTACAATATCCAGACCCTGATTTCCTTTAAACACCCATGTACCCACACTCCCAGTTTTCTTTGCCGTTGCCATTCCAACCAGACCATTACCTTCAATAATAACAAAGACAGGTGCATCTATATATAAATCAATACCACACGTTAAAGCTGCTACAGCATGTATATATACATAAGATGTCATAGGCATTATAAACACAAATTTCTTTTCTAAAACCAGCCATTGGAAATTGCGATACATTGCTTCTTCCTGGCTGGCACATGCACGAGCGCCATCCCCTTCAGCAATCTTTTCAAAAAATCGTATTGCCCCAGAGTTGCTGGTAAATGCATCCAGATCATCGCTATATTGATTTCTTCCTGTGGTACCTTTTAATGAATGCATTTTATATTTTGCAAGTGAGTCAGTTGCATCAGTTACCACACTTGCTGGGGAGTAATATCCTGTCCAACCAGTTGGAGCATGGTTACTATCGTCATGATAATTTATATTTGTTGAACGGACAAGATAATGATCAGTATCCCAGTATGGCTTATAGCGATTGTCGCGCAATTTAAAAGTTCCTTTATCTGTGACCAGCGTTTGACCACTTGGATCATCCGCATCGTTCCCGCCATCAGATGGATAGAAATATTCCCAGGTTGCAGGATCAC
This window contains:
- a CDS encoding WecB/TagA/CpsF family glycosyltransferase codes for the protein MIKDAMYYDSYKEDRDLILEYNQTSLADVNLVNIIGIGIDNCTRQQAVVKVLRMIEEGGVHHVMALNPYKLHRLTTNNDLNLIASKADLKLAVGAGLPWAAKFLGKPLKERIHFMSFLMDLIRIAEIKELTIFMVGAKPEIIEQAYANIKKSFPKIRIVGRHGGYFNKERAANVIEAMRKSEAQIILIGLGFPKEDKWIYEIKNQFKNTVFIGINGSIDIISGQKRKAPAYFMEKGLDWFYRIITRPWRYLRLLRLLLFYIQVLWQRLRK
- a CDS encoding GAF domain-containing protein, with amino-acid sequence MNEKKYNLEYLERQLHNLSKLVEINRIINSTLDMAKLFTIIMEIIKEIMETEASTLFLYDDKTNELVFKVALGEAGDKLQEKYRVKMGQGIAGWVARERKGVFVNDVYSDNRFDPNFDKQTGFTTRSIICVPLLYKGKLLGVIQAINPINRPAFTDEDMHLFLAFADQAVLAVQNAIFFEHAIEEARMRHELESARSIQHSLHPAISEDFGLCKVAARYLPAREVGGEFYELLYQKNTVNIALCDVHNKGVPGALNASLVNGIVKGLMNVYENAVSPVFINTLRVVKEQNLQYVSLFYGMINLHSRTLTFMNTGEAYPILVRHKIARYLRFSYTRDSKKIVVKLKPNDMFIIVTDGIVNCKNRNARLFGLKQVMDTCCQYDEPSHCIDGLLSKVKEFMQGLAQREDISVIAVKIQ
- a CDS encoding NYN domain-containing protein, which produces MTYLIDGYNLIYKFPHLEELMLQDNLTEARKELLDILKTFAKLTGKRIRVVFDGQKNIEIPISSEKVANIDVYYSLHYSADFLIKEFIRKDIQPRNTTVVTSDKDIIDFVSRFKTRTMKSEDFANFINQTIEDYTVAQTPEKEENPTLSSEEIEYWEKLFIKRKK
- a CDS encoding acyl-CoA dehydratase activase; the protein is MLTLGMDIGSITTKAVVLDTKNIIGSKIIFTGFNAAKAGEKVTQELLTELGLSLDKIEKIVATGYGRKSVAFAHNNITEITCHAKGAHFLDNSIRSIIDIGGQDSKVIVIDENGRVKDFAMNDKCAAGTGRFLEVMARALEVDLDEFGELSLKANNPAKISSLCTVFAESEVISLIAKGETRDNIIAGIHQSIASRIMAMANRVGITNPVMMTGGVAKNIGVVKAIEKLLDSPVKVSENAQIIGALGAALLAAEN
- a CDS encoding prolyl oligopeptidase family serine peptidase, whose amino-acid sequence is MKRTFIVQVLLCIILAIHSVSAVDVKPGSWVIVTVPAAENSEKTVPVKLYFPKDYSKSSRTIIALHDYDGSMNSWQNNTNITYYANMYNMVIVCPNMPRTVYESQFFDETTVKWNEMPAALWIGTMLIPYLKNTVGLKIDKDSLGVCGFSIGARGALRIGELFSDTVGAIACLSGYYDMLSHVKNYMFVSVYGKYNDNPQRWAAFDNAIDDAKNLKSVAVFLAHGNKDSRVPMEQSFMLAVKLKQLQKEYKSGYNFTFVEKKYKMHDWNFCQSILPEMMAFFNENLK
- the radC gene encoding DNA repair protein RadC, which gives rise to MQTKCDLPVQRCINGESIDDLSDAELLAILLGTGVKGRDVMECAFGLIQHFGGVSGIYHAGIREIASINGMGIVKAVRIKAAMELGKRLIAPRNYEESIDSPRIVWECLVGNIACSRQEEFWVMILDSKNRLIKKSRISIGTISEALVHPREVFRDAIREAASSVIIAHNHPSGVLKPSVNDIEITKRVAQAGAIVGIQLLDHVIVTDNDYLSLRETDETLFMQ